In Lactobacillus sp. PV012, one genomic interval encodes:
- a CDS encoding SGNH/GDSL hydrolase family protein has translation MKKIILYGDSILAAYQHNHPTSLLLARLTKMLPNAEIINRSIPGATSEEALDFLPLKVTNEDYDLVVLGMGTNDCTIKLGLSPGKYSWNLDELISKIGYHKILLMGPAYTNWEIAVDHSWPRTLQFRLVAAQAAHKNKVPFLDLANDMILTGHPNKLLQADGIHLNNEGLDLLASDLANETKKVLQ, from the coding sequence GTGAAAAAAATTATTCTTTATGGTGACTCTATTCTCGCTGCTTACCAGCATAATCACCCTACCTCATTACTATTAGCTCGCCTAACTAAAATGTTACCTAATGCAGAAATCATTAACCGTTCTATTCCAGGAGCAACTAGTGAAGAGGCGTTAGACTTTTTACCCTTAAAGGTCACAAATGAGGATTATGATTTGGTAGTGTTGGGGATGGGAACCAACGACTGTACAATAAAGCTTGGCTTATCACCAGGTAAATATTCTTGGAACTTAGACGAATTAATTTCTAAAATTGGTTATCACAAAATTTTATTAATGGGGCCTGCTTATACCAATTGGGAAATTGCAGTGGACCATTCTTGGCCACGCACGCTCCAATTCCGATTAGTGGCTGCACAAGCCGCCCATAAAAATAAAGTTCCATTTTTAGATTTAGCTAATGATATGATTCTAACCGGACATCCCAATAAATTACTACAGGCCGATGGAATTCATCTCAATAACGAGGGGCTAGATTTACTTGCATCGGATTTAGCCAACGAAACAAAAAAGGTTCTCCAATAA
- a CDS encoding zinc-binding alcohol dehydrogenase family protein, whose amino-acid sequence MKAVVIKEAGGPEKLIYQDVPKPDLKPGWSLVKIKGFGINHSEIFTRKGLSPTVKFPRILGIECVGIIAETTDPKRLPVGQKVISLMGEMGRDFDGSYAEYALIPNDQLYPIETYLDWTTLAALPETYYTAYGSLLNLKIAPSDKVLVRGGTSGVGIAFVQLIKGKYPDIFVAGTSRSLRKEKEMKVAGYDEVIVDENGKLKTDQKFNKILELIGPKTIKNSFQHTCEYGIVCSTGQLGNEWYLKDFDPITDIAPNGYLTSFYSANVDQKKIEQLLQFVEKHDIKVKPEKVFDLEHVADAHRYLEGSHSFGKVVVVEK is encoded by the coding sequence ATGAAAGCAGTAGTAATAAAAGAAGCAGGAGGACCAGAAAAGCTTATCTATCAAGACGTACCAAAACCAGATTTAAAACCTGGATGGTCTCTAGTAAAGATAAAAGGTTTTGGAATTAATCATTCAGAAATTTTTACTAGAAAGGGATTATCTCCTACAGTTAAATTTCCTCGCATTCTTGGAATTGAATGTGTAGGAATTATCGCTGAAACGACAGACCCAAAAAGATTACCAGTTGGTCAAAAAGTGATTTCACTAATGGGAGAAATGGGACGAGATTTTGATGGTTCTTATGCAGAATATGCTTTAATTCCAAATGATCAACTTTATCCTATTGAAACTTATCTAGACTGGACTACTTTAGCTGCTTTGCCAGAAACTTACTATACTGCTTATGGCTCTTTACTTAATTTAAAAATTGCTCCTTCTGATAAAGTTTTAGTGCGTGGGGGTACTAGTGGCGTAGGGATTGCTTTTGTGCAGTTAATTAAAGGCAAGTATCCTGATATTTTTGTGGCTGGAACTAGTAGGTCTTTAAGAAAAGAGAAAGAGATGAAAGTAGCTGGTTATGATGAGGTTATAGTTGACGAAAATGGAAAGCTAAAAACTGATCAGAAATTTAATAAAATTCTTGAATTAATTGGCCCCAAAACTATTAAAAATAGTTTTCAGCATACCTGCGAATACGGTATTGTGTGTTCTACAGGACAATTAGGCAATGAATGGTATTTAAAAGATTTTGACCCCATAACTGATATTGCGCCAAATGGGTATTTGACGAGTTTTTATTCAGCTAATGTTGATCAGAAGAAGATTGAGCAATTATTGCAGTTTGTTGAAAAACACGATATTAAGGTAAAACCAGAAAAAGTATTTGATTTAGAACATGTGGCAGATGCTCATCGTTATCTAGAAGGATCACATAGTTTTGGAAAAGTCGTAGTAGTAGAAAAATAA
- the coaA gene encoding type I pantothenate kinase — protein MEQRKESKWEIIPASEKQPWQDIIDILSIKTTPFIIGVSGAVASGKSTFATKLKQALEKKYPLKKIKVVSADNFLKSNAELEEKGLMEQKGFPVSFNWDALANFFEAVKNHYPTIPYRIYSHELSDLVPNQVEVLKQVDILIIEGIYLLEDAPGETVSPRKYINFNFYLDTSEENLYCWYLERFHKMMDLNYNNPGNFFYSWAHRPRQEADKFAEEVWKKVNLKNLHSYIAPTKKRADVIVKKEKNHQIKEIMIKRKEEK, from the coding sequence ATGGAGCAGAGAAAAGAAAGTAAATGGGAGATAATTCCAGCTTCTGAAAAGCAACCTTGGCAAGACATTATTGATATTTTATCAATAAAAACGACCCCTTTTATTATTGGAGTTAGTGGAGCAGTTGCTAGTGGAAAATCGACTTTTGCAACCAAATTAAAGCAAGCACTTGAAAAAAAGTATCCTTTAAAAAAGATAAAAGTTGTTTCAGCGGATAATTTTTTAAAGTCAAATGCGGAGTTAGAAGAAAAAGGGCTAATGGAACAAAAGGGTTTTCCCGTGTCTTTTAATTGGGATGCATTAGCCAATTTTTTTGAAGCAGTAAAAAATCATTATCCTACCATTCCTTATCGCATTTATTCTCATGAATTATCTGATCTAGTTCCTAATCAAGTTGAAGTTTTGAAGCAAGTTGATATCTTGATTATAGAAGGAATTTATTTATTAGAAGACGCTCCAGGAGAAACTGTTTCCCCAAGAAAATATATTAATTTCAATTTTTATCTGGATACTAGTGAAGAGAACCTATATTGTTGGTATCTTGAACGTTTTCATAAAATGATGGATTTAAATTATAATAACCCGGGAAATTTTTTCTATTCTTGGGCTCACCGACCACGCCAAGAAGCAGATAAATTTGCGGAAGAGGTGTGGAAGAAGGTCAATTTGAAAAATCTTCATTCTTATATTGCTCCAACTAAAAAGAGAGCAGATGTGATTGTAAAAAAAGAAAAAAATCACCAGATTAAAGAGATAATGATTAAAAGAAAAGAGGAAAAGTAA